A genomic window from Pyxidicoccus trucidator includes:
- a CDS encoding heme/hemin ABC transporter substrate-binding protein, with protein sequence MSRMRRVSGFLAVLVGLTGARAVGAVPPPRMGGGNASSVHAQAATAAPAKAPDAAPAKASDAAPAKGPNAAPAKAPNAAPAKGLNAAPAKGPDAAPAKAPDAAPRLVTVGPAVTETVFALGAGAQVVGVDDTSLALEAAACAPKVGYQRALSAEAVLAAGASQLLASEEAGPPGVLAQLRSSGVEVVMLSNAPTVEAARQRIRTVAARLGREQKGTELLAELEKDLERASTRVAAMKEGKRPRVLALYARGAGTLMVAGTETASDVLIQLAGGVNAVSRFTGHKPLTAEAVVEAAPDIILLPASSATSLGGAEGLGRVPGLSQVKGWRIVTVEDVHFMSLGPSLGRAVGRLQDGLGLPAAGSMR encoded by the coding sequence ATGAGCCGCATGCGGAGGGTGTCCGGGTTCCTCGCCGTGCTGGTGGGGCTGACCGGTGCGCGCGCGGTAGGCGCCGTTCCGCCGCCTCGGATGGGCGGAGGGAATGCGTCTTCCGTGCATGCCCAGGCAGCAACCGCGGCGCCAGCGAAGGCTCCCGACGCAGCGCCAGCGAAGGCCTCCGACGCGGCGCCAGCAAAGGGCCCCAACGCCGCGCCAGCGAAGGCCCCCAACGCGGCGCCAGCAAAGGGCCTCAACGCGGCGCCAGCGAAGGGCCCCGACGCGGCGCCAGCGAAGGCCCCCGACGCCGCGCCCCGGCTGGTCACCGTGGGCCCGGCCGTCACGGAGACTGTCTTCGCCCTGGGCGCGGGAGCGCAGGTGGTCGGCGTGGATGACACCAGCCTCGCGCTCGAGGCCGCGGCCTGTGCACCCAAGGTGGGCTACCAGCGCGCCCTCTCCGCGGAGGCCGTGCTGGCGGCGGGGGCCTCCCAGTTGCTGGCGTCCGAGGAGGCGGGCCCGCCGGGCGTGCTGGCGCAGCTGAGGTCCTCCGGCGTGGAGGTGGTGATGCTTTCCAACGCGCCCACGGTGGAGGCGGCGCGCCAGCGCATCCGGACGGTGGCCGCGCGGCTCGGCAGGGAACAGAAGGGCACGGAGCTCCTCGCGGAGCTGGAGAAGGACCTGGAGCGCGCCTCGACGCGCGTGGCCGCGATGAAGGAGGGGAAGCGGCCGCGCGTCCTGGCGCTCTACGCGCGGGGCGCGGGGACGCTCATGGTCGCGGGCACGGAGACGGCGTCCGACGTGCTCATCCAACTCGCGGGCGGCGTGAATGCCGTCTCCCGCTTCACCGGCCACAAGCCGCTCACCGCGGAGGCCGTGGTCGAGGCCGCGCCCGACATCATCCTGCTCCCCGCCAGCTCGGCCACGTCCCTGGGCGGCGCGGAGGGACTGGGACGCGTGCCGGGGCTGTCCCAGGTGAAGGGTTGGCGGATCGTTACCGTGGAGGACGTCCACTTCATGTCGCTGGGGCCCTCGCTGGGCAGGGCGGTGGGGCGGCTGCAGGATGGACTGGGCCTGCCCGCCGCTGGGAGCATGCGATGA
- a CDS encoding hemin-degrading factor, with product MQQSSVSEPASESASALASEPALLRQRWQALRQSQPRTRARDAADQLGVSEAQLLATGVGEDAVRLDLRFDVLLPRLESLGRVMSLTRNAHAVHEKRGTWRNVELHGLRALVLDEDIDLRLFLSRWRFGFALREHLADGLRRSLQFFDATGTAVHKVFLEDPGGAAAFDALVEELRHVDQVQLLPVERASPVAPPRPDGEVDVEGLRAGWLALKDTHDFFPLLQRLGVARTQALRLVGRELATPVAPESLAWVLERVAASGLSIMVFVGNPGVIQIHTGPVRTVRPTGPWLNVLDPGFNLHVRADNIQAAWVVRKTTRDGVVTSLELFDAAGENIALVFGQRKPGHPELPAWQTLMRELTEALSVPEAQP from the coding sequence ATGCAACAGTCTTCCGTTTCCGAGCCGGCTTCCGAGTCCGCTTCCGCGCTGGCTTCCGAGCCCGCGCTCCTGCGCCAGCGCTGGCAGGCGCTGCGCCAGTCCCAGCCGCGCACGAGGGCCCGCGATGCCGCGGACCAGCTCGGCGTGAGCGAGGCGCAGCTTCTCGCCACGGGGGTGGGGGAGGACGCCGTCCGCCTCGACCTGCGCTTCGACGTGCTCCTGCCCCGGCTGGAGTCGCTGGGGCGTGTGATGTCGCTCACGCGCAACGCCCACGCGGTCCATGAGAAGCGGGGCACCTGGCGCAACGTGGAGCTGCACGGGCTCAGGGCGCTGGTGCTGGACGAGGACATCGACCTGCGCCTCTTCCTGTCGCGCTGGCGCTTCGGCTTCGCGCTGCGCGAGCACCTGGCGGATGGCCTCCGGCGCAGCCTCCAGTTCTTCGACGCGACGGGCACGGCCGTCCACAAGGTCTTCCTGGAGGACCCAGGCGGCGCGGCGGCGTTCGACGCGCTGGTGGAGGAGCTGCGTCATGTCGACCAGGTTCAGCTCCTGCCAGTGGAGCGGGCCAGTCCGGTGGCTCCGCCGCGTCCGGATGGCGAGGTGGACGTGGAGGGCCTCCGCGCGGGCTGGCTGGCCCTGAAGGACACGCATGACTTCTTCCCGCTGCTCCAGCGTCTGGGGGTGGCGCGGACGCAGGCGCTGCGGCTGGTAGGGCGGGAGCTGGCCACGCCCGTGGCGCCGGAGTCCCTCGCGTGGGTGCTGGAGCGGGTCGCCGCCTCGGGGCTGTCCATCATGGTGTTCGTCGGCAACCCGGGCGTCATCCAGATTCACACCGGGCCGGTGCGCACGGTGCGCCCGACGGGGCCCTGGCTGAACGTGCTGGACCCGGGCTTCAACCTGCACGTGCGCGCGGACAACATCCAGGCCGCCTGGGTCGTCCGCAAGACCACTCGCGACGGGGTCGTCACCTCGTTGGAGTTGTTCGACGCGGCGGGAGAGAACATCGCGCTCGTCTTCGGGCAGCGGAAGCCGGGGCACCCCGAGCTGCCCGCATGGCAGACGCTGATGCGGGAGCTGACCGAAGCGCTTTCCGTGCCGGAGGCGCAGCCATGA
- a CDS encoding HmuY family protein: MSRFSPRSRASLRTAALLLAGLLTACGDDLEPTPGDEQVDPDPQEETPSGSGPENGTHVRHQDNRDGSFTTTVDATSKTEWIGLDLDLGKQSSAAEDTVWDLSFQRFGIRSRGGVSGTGGVEVAVLAGQGFAQVTQAPASGYATDAADGADMGEDPDTVFQAGDGWYAYDVTTHKLTPRPNVYVVRSDAGAYFKVEMLAYYDDAGTPAMLKLRWAKVPGPVSGGHVHAGPGSL; encoded by the coding sequence ATGTCTCGCTTCTCCCCGCGTTCCCGCGCTTCCCTCCGTACCGCCGCCCTGCTGCTGGCGGGGCTGCTGACCGCGTGCGGTGACGACCTCGAGCCCACGCCCGGTGACGAGCAGGTGGACCCCGACCCCCAGGAGGAGACTCCGAGTGGCTCGGGGCCGGAGAACGGCACCCACGTGCGCCACCAGGACAACCGTGATGGCTCGTTCACCACCACCGTGGATGCGACGAGCAAGACGGAGTGGATTGGCCTGGACCTGGACCTGGGCAAGCAGTCGAGCGCGGCGGAGGACACCGTCTGGGATTTGTCCTTCCAGCGCTTCGGCATCCGCTCGCGCGGCGGAGTGAGTGGCACCGGCGGGGTGGAGGTGGCGGTGCTCGCCGGCCAGGGCTTCGCGCAGGTGACGCAGGCGCCCGCGAGCGGCTACGCCACCGACGCCGCGGATGGCGCCGACATGGGCGAGGACCCGGACACCGTCTTCCAGGCAGGGGACGGCTGGTACGCCTATGACGTGACGACGCACAAGCTCACCCCGCGTCCGAACGTCTACGTGGTGCGCTCGGACGCTGGCGCCTACTTCAAGGTGGAGATGCTCGCGTACTACGACGACGCGGGCACGCCCGCGATGCTGAAGCTGCGCTGGGCGAAGGTGCCTGGCCCCGTCTCGGGTGGGCACGTCCACGCGGGCCCCGGCTCCCTCTGA
- a CDS encoding TonB-dependent receptor plug domain-containing protein — protein MSWRGCLLILACALPPVAWGEAPSAADAGVDAPAAEAGAPVPEAGIEVAAPAPLVDSEVDDPAVPRTVVTASRTAERLGETPVATEVITRADILASGARNAAELLAAHPGLEVVHSFSGATLQVQGLGSEYVLVLVDGERVAGRMAGGVDLSRLSLEDVEQVEIVKGPSSALYGSDAVAGVVNLITRRARRPLGGELRASYGSLRRLELDGTGEARGEGWGVRLSGGLQRADSYDLEPADLGTTGSSLEGFDVSAKGDLRAASGHALEGNASYSRRTQRGVDLGVAGAIFDRASRDDSVSARLAPSWTLGRDVTLRADGAYAWFNRRYLRDQRRSSALDTVEDTREQQGRLGAQLDARPGASHVMVVGAELLGEWLSSDRLETGRGRRARGSVYAQDSWTVLARPGLVLVPGARVDTDSQFGSAVTPRLALRVDPLSWLTLRGGYGWGYRAPGFQELLLDFENPSVGYAVRGNPDLRPERSRSLNLSAEARPASESLLWVGAFQHTLRDMIGVSLQQGGEASLFTYVNVERATLRGGELGVRQRLPGRITAELGYTLTDGRSESTGRALEGQARHRLTAQASWRHRESGVEAWARGALVGPRPFYPDADGDGVVEPYNARSYVTVDARVGWRLREELQLFVLGTNLADAGNPTDLPIPPRTFQAGLSARL, from the coding sequence ATGTCCTGGCGCGGGTGTCTTCTCATCCTGGCGTGTGCCCTGCCGCCGGTGGCGTGGGGCGAGGCCCCGTCGGCCGCCGACGCTGGCGTGGACGCGCCTGCGGCCGAGGCGGGTGCACCTGTGCCCGAGGCCGGCATCGAGGTGGCTGCGCCTGCGCCCTTGGTCGACTCCGAGGTGGACGACCCCGCTGTGCCACGGACGGTGGTGACGGCGTCGCGCACGGCGGAGCGGCTCGGCGAGACGCCGGTGGCCACGGAGGTCATCACCCGCGCCGACATCCTGGCGAGCGGGGCGCGCAACGCGGCGGAGCTGCTCGCGGCGCACCCGGGCCTGGAGGTGGTGCACTCCTTCTCGGGGGCCACGCTCCAGGTGCAGGGGCTCGGGTCCGAGTACGTGCTGGTGCTGGTGGATGGCGAGCGCGTCGCCGGGCGGATGGCCGGAGGCGTGGACCTGTCCCGCTTGTCGCTCGAGGACGTCGAGCAGGTGGAAATCGTCAAGGGGCCGTCCTCGGCGCTCTATGGCAGCGACGCGGTGGCCGGGGTGGTGAACCTCATCACCCGGCGGGCACGGCGGCCCCTGGGCGGTGAGCTGCGGGCCTCCTACGGAAGCCTGCGCCGGCTGGAGCTGGATGGCACGGGGGAGGCGCGGGGCGAGGGCTGGGGCGTGCGGCTCAGTGGTGGCCTGCAGCGGGCGGATTCGTATGACCTGGAGCCGGCGGACCTGGGCACCACGGGCAGCAGCCTGGAGGGCTTCGACGTCTCCGCGAAGGGAGACCTGCGCGCCGCGAGCGGCCACGCGCTGGAGGGGAACGCGTCCTACTCGCGGCGCACGCAGCGGGGCGTGGACCTGGGCGTGGCGGGCGCCATCTTCGACCGCGCGAGCCGGGATGACTCCGTCTCCGCGCGGCTGGCGCCCTCGTGGACCCTGGGCCGGGACGTGACGCTGCGCGCGGACGGCGCGTATGCGTGGTTCAACCGCCGCTACCTGCGGGACCAGCGGCGCTCGTCCGCGCTGGACACGGTGGAGGACACCCGCGAGCAGCAGGGGCGGCTCGGAGCGCAGCTCGACGCCCGGCCCGGAGCGAGTCACGTGATGGTGGTGGGCGCGGAGCTGCTTGGCGAGTGGCTGTCGTCGGACCGGCTGGAGACGGGGCGCGGACGGCGGGCTCGCGGCTCCGTGTACGCGCAGGACAGCTGGACGGTGCTGGCCCGCCCGGGGCTGGTGCTCGTCCCCGGTGCGCGCGTGGACACGGATTCGCAGTTCGGCTCGGCCGTCACGCCCCGGCTGGCGCTCCGCGTGGACCCGCTGTCCTGGCTCACGCTGCGCGGTGGCTACGGCTGGGGCTATCGCGCTCCGGGCTTCCAGGAGCTGCTGCTCGACTTCGAGAACCCCTCCGTCGGCTACGCCGTGCGTGGCAACCCGGACCTCCGGCCGGAGCGCTCGCGCAGCCTGAACCTGTCCGCGGAAGCGCGGCCCGCCAGCGAGTCGCTGCTCTGGGTGGGCGCCTTCCAGCACACGCTGCGGGACATGATCGGCGTGTCGCTCCAGCAGGGCGGAGAGGCGTCGCTCTTCACCTACGTCAACGTGGAGAGGGCCACCCTTCGCGGCGGCGAGCTGGGCGTGCGCCAGCGCCTGCCGGGCCGCATCACCGCGGAGCTGGGCTACACCCTGACGGATGGCCGCTCCGAGTCCACGGGGCGCGCGCTGGAAGGACAGGCCCGCCACCGGCTCACGGCGCAGGCGTCCTGGCGTCACCGGGAGTCGGGTGTGGAGGCCTGGGCGCGTGGCGCGCTCGTGGGCCCACGGCCCTTCTACCCGGACGCGGACGGCGACGGAGTGGTGGAGCCCTATAACGCCCGTTCCTACGTCACCGTGGATGCCCGGGTGGGCTGGCGGCTGCGCGAAGAACTCCAGCTCTTCGTGCTGGGCACCAACCTCGCGGACGCCGGCAACCCCACGGACCTGCCCATTCCTCCCCGCACCTTCCAGGCCGGGCTCTCCGCCCGGCTGTGA
- a CDS encoding LEA type 2 family protein encodes MSNVMRSTPPLFRLVALLTLGLGCASAPTKPTSPAVLTAQETTVLSQALTEAAVRYRAQVASPGPAVVERADYELVSNGEVVKTGSAKLDVRLEPGIPADITFEERAPYVKNAEDLARLSAQGGTLLLALRGTLVVRSGEQEEKLPFAASRAARVPRLPTVVVEELDGARYSPEEVQLNVRLGVRNPNPFPLKLEGLTFQVAVAGKTLESGTVAQADSVAASATGVYPVEVAVTKDTWGPDVKALISKGVLPYGVTGELTGPLLRVPYSLTGEVKLNVSR; translated from the coding sequence ATGTCTAACGTGATGCGCTCGACTCCGCCCCTCTTCCGCCTGGTAGCCCTGCTCACCCTTGGCCTGGGGTGTGCCTCGGCACCCACGAAGCCCACCAGCCCCGCCGTCCTCACTGCCCAGGAGACCACCGTGCTCTCCCAGGCCCTCACCGAGGCCGCCGTCCGCTACCGCGCCCAGGTGGCCAGTCCCGGCCCGGCCGTGGTGGAGCGGGCGGACTACGAGCTCGTCTCCAACGGAGAGGTGGTGAAGACGGGCTCCGCGAAGCTGGACGTCCGGCTGGAGCCGGGCATCCCCGCGGACATCACCTTCGAGGAGCGCGCACCCTACGTGAAGAACGCGGAGGACCTCGCCCGGCTGAGCGCCCAGGGGGGCACGCTGCTGCTCGCGCTCCGGGGGACGCTGGTGGTGCGCTCGGGAGAGCAGGAGGAGAAGCTCCCCTTCGCGGCCAGCCGCGCGGCCCGCGTGCCCCGCCTGCCCACGGTGGTGGTGGAGGAATTGGACGGAGCGCGCTACTCCCCCGAGGAGGTCCAGCTCAACGTGCGCCTGGGTGTGCGCAACCCCAACCCCTTCCCGCTGAAGCTGGAGGGGCTGACCTTCCAGGTCGCCGTGGCCGGGAAGACGCTGGAGAGCGGGACGGTGGCGCAGGCGGACAGCGTGGCCGCGTCCGCCACGGGGGTGTACCCGGTGGAGGTGGCGGTGACGAAGGACACCTGGGGCCCGGACGTGAAGGCGCTCATCTCCAAGGGCGTGCTGCCCTACGGGGTGACGGGCGAGCTGACCGGCCCGCTGCTGCGCGTGCCCTACTCGCTGACGGGAGAGGTGAAGCTGAACGTGTCCCGGTAG
- the aat gene encoding leucyl/phenylalanyl-tRNA--protein transferase, whose protein sequence is MPIYLLSDEHPELFPPPERADKSGVIAVGGDLRPERLLTAYSRGIFPWYSPGDPILWHSPDPRFVLEPERLHVGRSLRKTMARGTYEVRYDTAFARVIEECSRVPRPGQDGTWITDEMLQAYVTLHELGFAHSVETWAEGELKGGLYGVSLGAAFFGESMFALAPDASKVAFVASVERLKAWGFQLIDCQVETEHLARFGAEQWSRKRFLAALARALKEPTRRGKWTDTTDATPVG, encoded by the coding sequence GTGCCCATCTACCTGCTGAGCGACGAGCACCCGGAGCTGTTCCCTCCCCCGGAGCGAGCCGACAAGAGCGGCGTCATCGCGGTGGGAGGAGACCTGCGGCCGGAGCGGCTGCTGACCGCGTACTCGCGCGGCATCTTCCCCTGGTACAGCCCGGGGGACCCCATTCTCTGGCACTCGCCGGACCCGCGCTTCGTGCTGGAGCCCGAGCGGCTCCACGTGGGCCGCTCGCTGCGCAAGACGATGGCGCGAGGCACCTACGAGGTGCGCTACGACACGGCCTTCGCGCGCGTCATCGAGGAGTGCAGCCGCGTGCCGCGTCCCGGCCAGGATGGCACGTGGATTACGGACGAGATGCTCCAGGCCTACGTCACGCTGCACGAGCTGGGCTTCGCGCACTCGGTGGAGACGTGGGCGGAGGGTGAGCTGAAGGGCGGCCTGTACGGCGTGTCGCTGGGCGCGGCCTTCTTCGGGGAGAGCATGTTCGCCCTCGCGCCGGACGCGTCGAAGGTGGCCTTCGTCGCGTCGGTGGAGCGCCTCAAGGCGTGGGGCTTCCAGCTCATCGACTGCCAGGTGGAGACCGAGCACCTCGCGCGCTTCGGCGCGGAGCAATGGTCGCGAAAGCGCTTCCTCGCTGCGCTCGCCCGCGCGCTGAAGGAGCCCACGCGGCGCGGGAAGTGGACGGACACGACGGACGCGACGCCGGTGGGTTGA
- a CDS encoding hemolysin family protein has product MPTWTLWVACLALCFIRAMVAAAESALYGTSDLRAQDLVDTQPGAAARRVYRHKTNREATATALRLGTLLSGFLAAAIGAFVPPRMLDMTQYGEAAWLPVATVAAGALFVGVLASLMEVTMRGLANANPERWALRLSGLVSLLVFLLYPPMRLTLGVLNLVARTFGRTLRFEPPPPPLEELEKLLAAQAAKNEVDKSAPQLIRSIFELSDKRCRDVMVPRTDVVTVDITVTTDELLRLLAEENHSRIPVYRDDVDHIIGVLHARDIIPLLQHPELIVLQDIIRPAHFVPWMKPVGDLLRDMQKRKIHMAMVVDEYGGFMGIVTLEDILREIVGDIGDEFEVEEKQVEKLADGSFLVDAALEVDSFTQAFGFPLPEGDFDTLGGFLSSLAGHLPDVGERFTYNGWQLVVATKEGPRIDRVRMTRLKAGSGKEGKDGKDGKDGREPRDGPPRDGKEPASRDTRVEPASSAKN; this is encoded by the coding sequence ATGCCTACCTGGACCCTCTGGGTCGCCTGCCTGGCGCTGTGCTTCATCCGGGCCATGGTCGCCGCCGCGGAGTCCGCGCTCTACGGCACCTCGGACCTGCGCGCCCAGGATCTGGTGGACACGCAGCCGGGCGCCGCGGCCCGCCGGGTGTACCGGCACAAGACGAACCGCGAGGCCACCGCCACCGCCCTGCGGCTGGGCACCCTCCTGAGCGGCTTCCTCGCCGCCGCCATCGGCGCCTTCGTCCCCCCTCGCATGCTGGACATGACCCAGTATGGCGAGGCCGCCTGGCTGCCCGTGGCCACCGTGGCCGCCGGCGCCCTCTTCGTCGGCGTGCTGGCCAGCCTCATGGAAGTCACCATGCGCGGCCTCGCCAATGCCAACCCGGAGCGTTGGGCGCTGCGGCTGTCAGGCCTGGTGTCGCTGCTGGTGTTCCTGCTCTACCCGCCCATGCGGCTGACGCTGGGCGTGCTCAACCTCGTGGCCCGCACCTTCGGCCGCACGCTGCGCTTCGAGCCCCCGCCCCCGCCGCTGGAGGAGCTGGAGAAGCTGCTGGCCGCCCAGGCCGCGAAGAACGAGGTGGACAAGAGCGCCCCGCAGCTCATCCGCTCCATCTTCGAGCTGTCCGACAAGCGCTGCCGCGACGTCATGGTGCCCCGCACGGACGTCGTCACGGTGGACATCACCGTCACCACGGACGAGCTGCTGCGGCTGCTGGCCGAGGAGAACCACTCGCGCATCCCCGTCTACCGGGACGACGTGGACCACATCATCGGCGTGCTCCACGCGCGCGACATCATCCCCCTGCTCCAGCACCCGGAGCTCATCGTCCTGCAGGACATCATCCGCCCCGCCCACTTCGTGCCGTGGATGAAGCCCGTGGGCGACCTGCTCCGGGACATGCAGAAGCGCAAGATTCACATGGCCATGGTCGTCGACGAGTACGGCGGCTTCATGGGAATCGTCACGCTGGAGGACATCCTCCGCGAAATCGTCGGCGACATCGGCGACGAGTTCGAGGTGGAGGAGAAGCAGGTGGAGAAGCTGGCCGACGGCAGCTTCCTGGTGGACGCCGCGCTGGAGGTGGACAGCTTCACCCAGGCGTTCGGCTTCCCCCTGCCCGAGGGCGACTTCGACACGCTGGGCGGCTTCCTCTCCTCGCTCGCCGGCCACCTGCCGGACGTGGGCGAGCGCTTCACCTACAACGGCTGGCAGCTCGTCGTGGCCACCAAGGAAGGGCCGCGCATCGACCGCGTGCGGATGACGCGCCTGAAGGCCGGCTCCGGCAAGGAGGGCAAGGACGGGAAGGACGGGAAGGACGGCCGCGAGCCCCGCGACGGCCCCCCGCGCGACGGCAAGGAGCCCGCCTCCCGCGACACGCGCGTGGAGCCGGCCTCCTCCGCCAAGAACTGA
- a CDS encoding serine/threonine protein kinase codes for MAEAPDLGGYEVVGRLAVGGMAEVYQARARVTTQRSPGEPEEVVIKRLHPSFRSDTAYVKAFVDEAKLTVRLRHQHIVRTYRLFKAGPDYLMVQELVSGRTLGYMQELLIKAGAAMPPESACYIAWCLLKALDYIHRAKVGENGATIVHRDVNPANVLLGINGDVKLTDFGVAEVEGMMRGDSGALRGTVPYMSPEQVLGQAVDARSDLFAVGVILWELWAGRRLHTGENESELMHKVRDARVPLLSSVAPDLPDYAVQVARKALFADRARRFQTAAEFIKALEALSRRAGWPLTVEALQPLLGG; via the coding sequence GTGGCGGAAGCTCCGGACCTGGGCGGTTATGAGGTGGTCGGCCGGTTGGCAGTCGGCGGCATGGCGGAGGTGTACCAGGCGCGTGCCCGGGTCACCACGCAGCGCTCGCCGGGTGAGCCGGAAGAAGTCGTCATCAAACGGCTGCACCCCTCGTTCCGCAGTGACACAGCCTATGTGAAGGCCTTCGTCGACGAGGCGAAGCTGACGGTGCGTCTGCGCCATCAGCACATCGTCCGCACCTACCGCCTCTTCAAGGCAGGGCCGGACTACCTCATGGTGCAGGAGCTCGTCAGTGGCCGGACGCTCGGCTACATGCAGGAGCTGCTCATCAAGGCCGGCGCGGCCATGCCGCCCGAGTCCGCCTGCTACATCGCCTGGTGCCTGCTCAAGGCGCTGGACTACATCCACCGGGCGAAGGTGGGGGAGAACGGCGCCACCATCGTCCACCGCGACGTGAATCCGGCCAACGTGCTGCTGGGCATCAACGGCGACGTGAAGCTCACGGACTTCGGCGTGGCGGAGGTGGAGGGGATGATGCGCGGCGACTCGGGCGCGCTGCGCGGCACCGTGCCGTACATGAGCCCGGAGCAGGTGCTGGGCCAGGCGGTGGATGCGCGCAGCGACTTGTTCGCGGTGGGCGTCATCCTCTGGGAGTTGTGGGCCGGCCGCCGCCTGCACACCGGGGAGAACGAGTCGGAGCTGATGCACAAGGTGCGCGATGCGCGGGTGCCGCTCCTGTCGTCGGTGGCGCCGGACCTGCCGGACTACGCGGTGCAGGTGGCGCGCAAGGCGCTCTTCGCGGACCGGGCGCGGCGCTTCCAGACGGCCGCGGAGTTCATCAAGGCGCTGGAGGCGCTGTCCCGCCGCGCGGGCTGGCCCCTGACGGTGGAGGCGCTCCAGCCTCTGCTGGGCGGCTGA
- the glgA gene encoding glycogen synthase GlgA → MKILFISSEVAPFSKTGGLGDVAGALPAALAALGHDVKVVTPRYRELRDAARLTPTGQSLTVRFPAGEASGPILSARLSAHLEVLFLENEFLYGNRDGLYGDAWGEFGDNARRFGYLSVGALQAAQRLGFVPDIIHANDWQTGLVPVALQRGFRATPLAHAKSVFTIHNLAYQGHFPKSVMGELGLPWELYTAEGGLEFYDQVNFLKGGLAFSDALTTVSPTYAREIQAPEQGYGLDGLLRRRSHRLHGILNGIDAHEWDPQADPFLPARFGPHDLTGKAACKRELLKRFGLPDGDAPVFAIVSRLAWQKGMDLLLDVLPTALQADIRFVGIGTGEGPLEEGLKALQARHPKQMAFHIGFDPALSHQVEAGADFFLMPSRYEPCGLNQMYSLRYGTVPIVRATGGLVDTVEGGLDGNGILFETFHPAALLAAIRRALALYADPPRLGEFRRRGMEKDFSWDASARKYEALYADLMAE, encoded by the coding sequence ATGAAGATTCTCTTCATCTCCTCGGAGGTGGCCCCGTTCTCCAAGACGGGGGGCCTGGGGGACGTGGCCGGGGCCCTGCCCGCCGCGCTCGCCGCCCTTGGCCACGACGTGAAGGTCGTCACCCCGCGCTACCGCGAGCTTCGCGACGCGGCGCGGCTCACCCCCACCGGCCAGTCGCTGACGGTGCGCTTCCCCGCCGGTGAGGCCTCCGGCCCCATCCTCTCCGCGCGCCTCTCCGCACACCTGGAGGTGCTCTTCCTGGAGAACGAGTTCCTCTACGGCAACCGCGACGGCCTGTACGGCGACGCGTGGGGCGAGTTCGGCGACAACGCCCGGCGCTTCGGCTACCTCTCGGTGGGCGCGCTCCAGGCCGCGCAGCGGCTGGGCTTCGTCCCGGACATCATCCACGCCAACGACTGGCAGACGGGGCTCGTCCCCGTGGCGCTCCAGCGTGGCTTCCGCGCCACCCCGCTGGCCCACGCGAAGAGCGTCTTCACCATCCACAACCTGGCCTACCAGGGGCACTTCCCCAAGTCCGTCATGGGCGAGCTGGGGCTGCCGTGGGAGCTGTACACCGCCGAGGGGGGCCTGGAGTTCTACGACCAGGTCAACTTCCTCAAGGGCGGCCTCGCCTTCTCCGACGCGCTCACCACCGTGTCGCCCACCTACGCGCGGGAAATCCAGGCGCCGGAGCAGGGCTACGGGCTGGACGGCCTGCTGCGCCGCCGCTCGCACCGGCTGCACGGCATCCTCAACGGCATCGACGCGCACGAGTGGGACCCCCAGGCGGACCCCTTCCTGCCGGCCCGCTTCGGCCCGCACGACCTTACGGGCAAGGCCGCGTGCAAGCGGGAGCTGCTGAAGCGCTTCGGGCTGCCGGATGGGGATGCGCCGGTGTTCGCCATCGTCAGCCGGCTGGCGTGGCAGAAGGGCATGGACCTGCTGCTGGACGTGCTGCCCACCGCGCTCCAGGCGGACATCCGCTTCGTGGGCATCGGCACCGGCGAGGGGCCCCTGGAGGAGGGTCTGAAGGCGCTCCAGGCCCGCCACCCGAAGCAGATGGCCTTCCACATCGGCTTCGACCCGGCGCTGTCGCACCAGGTGGAGGCGGGGGCGGACTTCTTCCTCATGCCCAGCCGCTATGAGCCGTGCGGGCTGAACCAGATGTATTCACTTCGTTACGGAACGGTGCCCATCGTCCGGGCCACGGGTGGACTGGTGGACACGGTGGAGGGGGGCCTGGACGGCAACGGCATCCTCTTCGAGACCTTCCACCCCGCCGCCCTCCTGGCGGCCATCCGCCGGGCCCTGGCCCTCTACGCGGACCCGCCCCGGCTGGGGGAATTCCGCCGCAGGGGAATGGAGAAGGACTTCTCCTGGGACGCCTCCGCCCGGAAATACGAGGCCCTCTACGCCGACCTCATGGCGGAATAG